Proteins found in one Xenopus laevis strain J_2021 chromosome 1L, Xenopus_laevis_v10.1, whole genome shotgun sequence genomic segment:
- the XB5872576.L gene encoding uncharacterized protein LOC100137716 (The RefSeq protein has 1 substitution compared to this genomic sequence) produces the protein MIGLAATPEVSLADEPVRIRAWGLPPQTVITLRAWVQDEKKEIFHSRAFYKTDTEGKVDLDQSEATGGDYQGVHPMGLFWSLKPITPYRRLIKRDVMGSPFRVHLELYPTVLLVPFEDQIPAVTTVVERWYVAPGVRRLEVRDGRVRGTLFLPPGEGPFPGVIDMFGGIGGLLEFRSSLLASRGFASLALAYFAYEDLPSFLGVVDLTYFEEAAQFLLRHPKVSGDGVGVVAVCKGAEIALCMASYLPQVQATVCINSTNAVNGNHLTYGDISVEGIPFQIERVQTHSEAMQLSSTLEDPRKPEYQDCILPIERARGPVLFCVGEKDQNYDSLFFANEALARARKNGKQNVYVRCYPGAGHLLEPPGSPFCPVSQSPFFPLPLMWGGELVPHCIAQETCWREMQDFLHSNLNPCTKSKL, from the exons ATGATCGGGCTTGCTGCCACCCCTGAGGTTTCTCTGGCAGATGAGCCGGTGAGGATTCGAGCTTGGGGGCTTCCCCCGCAGACGTTGATCACCCTGAGAGCTTGGGTACAggatgagaaaaaggaaatattccaCTCCAGGGCCTTTTACAAGACTGATACTGAGGGCAAAGTGGATCTGGATCAGTCGGAAGCCACAGGAGGAGATTACCAAGGTGTTCACCCTATGGGACTGTTCTGGTCTCTAAAACCAATTACCCCGTACCGGAGGCTGATAAAACGGGATGTTATGGGGAGCCCTTTCCGTGTGCACCTGGAGCTGTATCCTACTGTGCTGCTTGTCCCCTTTGAGGATCAAATTCCTGCCGTCACTACAGTGGTGGAGAGGTGGTATGTAGCTCCTGGGGTGCGACGGCTGGAGGTCAGAGATGGACGGGTCCGAGGAACACTTTTCCTCCCACCAG GTGAAGGTCCCTTCCCAGGAGTCATTGACATGTTTGGTGGGATTGGAGGCCTCCTGGAGTTCCGAAGCAGCCTATTGGCCAGTAGAGGGTTCGCCTCTCTAGCCCTCGCTTACTTTGCTTATGAAGATCTTCCAAGCTTTTTGGGGGTAGTGGACCTCACATACTTTGAAGAGGCTGCTCAATTTCTTCTAAGGCACCCTAAA GTGTCGGGGGATGGAGTTGGAGTGGTCGCTGTGTGCAAAGGGGCAGAGATTGCACTATGTATGGCCTCTTATCTGCCGCAGGTTCAAGCTACTGTTTGTATCAATTCGACCAATGCAGTAAATGGCAACCATCTTACTTATGGGGATATATCTGTGGAGGGAATCCCCTTCCAGATAGAAAGAGTTCAAACACACTCAGAAGCCATGCAGCTCAGCTCCACTTTAGAGGACCCAAGGAAGCCGGAATATCAGGACTGTATACTTCCCATAGAGAGAGCCCGGGGCCCCGTCCTTTTCTGCGTTGGGGAGAAAGACCAGAATTATGACAGTTTGTTCTTTGCAAATGAAGCTTTAGCACGGGCAAGGAAAAATGGCAAGCAGAATGTGTATGTGCGGTGTTACCCAGGGGCAGGGCATCTCCTGGAGCCACCCGGCTCTCCTTTCTGCCCCGTTTCACAATCCCCTTTCTTTCCTCTTCCCTTAATGTGGGGTGGGGAGCTTGTACCCCACTGTATAGCCCAGGAAACATGCTGGAGagagatgcaggattttctcCATAGCAATCTTAACCCCTGTACTAAGAGTAAGTTATAA